From the genome of Nicotiana tabacum cultivar K326 chromosome 17, ASM71507v2, whole genome shotgun sequence:
ATCCTAGAtactttttgaaaaatataaaatctagagaaaataaattaataagttCTTATTATAGTATATGTAGGAAAAACTCTTAATAAAAATCTTATTGAGAGAGCATGTAAATATTTTATACTCTGTTTTAGCAatgaaatttaagaatttagCATTTGACCACCAAGCTCACTAAGCAGATTGTGTAACTTACGAGCATCAATTAACCAAAACACATATCATATCTTCTAATGAAGTGGATACTAAGAAATAAATTCTACCACCAAACCTCCCCTTAGCTTCTTTTTTTAAGTAATGTTAAAAGTCATCCCATAGTTGGAAACAAACAACCTCGACTTATTGCTCATGCCTCGAGTATTCAAATTTTCTAAAACTCAATAAAAGACTTTCAAAGATAAAAAATTATGCTTTACGAAGCACAGTAACTTTGTGTATGCGAAAAGAGCAAAGACATCAAATGAGACAATTTTTTAGCTTTCAGCAGTGCACCAAATATAGAGAAAACAAATCACAGTAGTAAGTGGAAACcaaaacttctttttcttttccatttgtaGAAACCGAATCTTATGGATATACTTTTATCAACATCATATGAATTGCACATATAAGCAAAGCTATCAACATTAACCTTCTCCTCCCACCAAAGCAATCAAAATGGTCACAACATGCATTCACTTATTTACAGCCACCCAGACTCTTCGCGTATCTGCAGGTCCTTGTCGATTTCGACCAAAGTAATGTGGTTTGAAATTCCTCTCAATTGATATCTTTACTGTTTCCTTATTCTCTTCTTGTCTTCCCGACTGTTTTCTGGTAGAATGCCTTGATTTAGAGGTGTTTGAATCCTCATATCTATCTGCTTCATAGGATAATGGCTGAAGACCTTGTAAATCCTGCTCAGGAACATATCCCATTGGCCTTTTAGATTCATCCATTCTCCTAAATGTAATTGAGATCCTGTGCATTAAAAAGGTTAATGAGATGTTAGTGTCTTGACAGAAGATTAACCAATGACTAGAAAGGTCCACATGTTCGGTATATACCTCTTAGTAGGAACAGCTGGCACACAGTGTTTAGCCACATCAGCGCCATTTCCCTTCAAGACAAGAACAGACCTGTAGGAATGTTATGTCAAAATTGATAGCAGTCGAAATCTTGCAAGGACAAAGCTAAAACTCAGAAGACTTACCCCACTGGCAAAGGAAGTGCAATTGCACCGGCAAACTCACCAGGAGCCACTGTTTTCAGATTTGATCCAAACACTATATTGCACTCGCTAAGTAATGAGACAGTACAAAATGGACGAACAAACTCATGATTGTCGATATGAGGTGGTATGCAATCCCCCTCTTCATAAATATTGACTATACAGCTGTCTGGGACACAATTTGGAGGCATAACATGCCATCTTACAAGCCTTCTAATCATGACTTTAAGAAGATTAGGCAATGGATCAACAGTTTCAGTCTTGAGAATCCCTGGGGGGTTGCCTTTCTTATCCTGccataaagaaattaagttatagTCATATCTCTACATTCTTTTTTTTATAAGTGATCTACTCATATCTGTCACAACCTAATTGAATAAGGTCGGAAATCAAGGGAAAAAGATTTTCTCCAGAGATGGACTAAAATCTAAAGCATACAGGCGAGATTCTGAGCCTatcctcttttcttcttccctttCCCCCTCCCACTTGGAGCTTGGGGGAGGGAGagattaggataatttcaagtcaAAGACTTACCTTAGCATAGTTGTAGCAACAACCAAATTGGATTGTCACACGTCCTTTACCCCTCATCCACTTCCGTGGCGCTGTATAAGTTCGCTCTAAAACAATCAAAATAGAGCAGGTCAGAGCACGCTAACGCACGGAATTAATAACTGAAGTACAAAACAAATAGGTATTGAAACATAAGGAGGAAGTAGATAGAAAATTTTACCTTCGTCCCACAATCATCAAGGAAAAGGTAAAACCACATCAAATTGATTTGAAGATGTGAGTGGAGACGGAAAAAATCCTTAAATCATTATGATGACCACCAGAAGTGGAATTAAGATTAAGAAGCGAAGTTTGAGGTATAGAAGAAGCATAAATATTTGTCCAAAATGCACATGCCTTAGCAAAGTAACTGATGCACTTTGCACAATTAACTTAAAATCCCCTTAGAACAACTCTAAATTTATGCCTGAGTCTTTGATTTTTGACTTTGTTTCCCGTATTCAGTGCTCAATAAAATTCTGGAATACCTTATCTAATATCTGTTCAATCAGGAAACCATTTCTACGATTTAACAAGAACAATGACTAATTAATTGTGTAATCTACTTCAATTCAAACGAAGCATGAACAAGTTTTCTCTGCTAGATTTAGTGGGCTAAGGCCTCATCATAAAATTCCTGAATACAACAGTAACTTTCATctggaaaagaaaggaaaaagaattcGCAAAGTTAACAAGGAAAAACTGACCTTTTAATTGTCCATTCTTCCCCATCTCCTCAAGTTTCTCTACAAATTTAACAATCCTATTTTGCTCAGCCATGCTAAAGACACCAGTATGTAGCTCCAAGCCATCAAGTATATTCACATATTTCCCATTAACTCTTTCCAAGCAAATGAAATCCTTTCTCCTCTTTACATTACAAAACCGAATGTGCTCTATTTGCTCCCTTGACAATTCTGTTTTTCGCTTAGTCTCCTGAATAGAACTTTCCTGTTCATTTACACCATTGCCATTACCTAACTGACTGCTCCAGCTAGTCGACTCACTAAAGTCCTCAGCATCAAGCTCATCCTCCTCAGCCATATCTGCCCATGACATTTTCATCCTCGGGCTTGCCGCAGGTATAAGTGAACTGAATGTTTTACTTCTCGAGGCCTCTTCAACAGGTCGTGATAAACGATCTGCACCACCTACATAACTATCCGATCTATTATTCCTACGCACCGATGCCTCGTCAAAACGCTCTGGCCCATCTGTGCCGTCTTTCCAACTACCCAATGAGTTTGTATCTGCAGTATCATAAAAGTCAGCACACTCTTTCCAACTCCCAAGTGAATTCTTGTCACAATTGTCAAGTTCTCCGTTACAGTCATTCGAATCA
Proteins encoded in this window:
- the LOC107782788 gene encoding RNA demethylase ALKBH9B-like, coding for MSDHRRSRKIDPFLLSYTADELLIASEFLSNWFPFLSHGLCQSCTLTLSCCIRSLDLEAAGDAERLKQQEAFTVLTPELPDSNYCSRNLDNCVNIKECADLYDTADTNSLGSWKDGVDRAERLKQQENFTVLTPELPDSNDCNGNLHNCVNNSLGSRKECADSYDTADTNSLGSWKDGTNGAEHLKQQENFTVFTPELPDSNDCNGELDNCDKNSLGSWKECADFYDTADTNSLGSWKDGTDGPERFDEASVRRNNRSDSYVGGADRLSRPVEEASRSKTFSSLIPAASPRMKMSWADMAEEDELDAEDFSESTSWSSQLGNGNGVNEQESSIQETKRKTELSREQIEHIRFCNVKRRKDFICLERVNGKYVNILDGLELHTGVFSMAEQNRIVKFVEKLEEMGKNGQLKERTYTAPRKWMRGKGRVTIQFGCCYNYAKDKKGNPPGILKTETVDPLPNLLKVMIRRLVRWHVMPPNCVPDSCIVNIYEEGDCIPPHIDNHEFVRPFCTVSLLSECNIVFGSNLKTVAPGEFAGAIALPLPVGSVLVLKGNGADVAKHCVPAVPTKRISITFRRMDESKRPMGYVPEQDLQGLQPLSYEADRYEDSNTSKSRHSTRKQSGRQEENKETVKISIERNFKPHYFGRNRQGPADTRRVWVAVNK